The following are encoded together in the Acanthochromis polyacanthus isolate Apoly-LR-REF ecotype Palm Island chromosome 14, KAUST_Apoly_ChrSc, whole genome shotgun sequence genome:
- the phf11 gene encoding piggyBac transposable element-derived protein 4 isoform X17 translates to MHRRSKVFCALCQRSEETKITGALSTKDEVTAHEHCLLFSSGICCESSPEVDDLFGFSVEDVLDEVERGDKLICHYCKKKGATAGCEVKRCKKSYHYPCAVQDGAKTIEDEQNGCYGLYCLKHYSQQQSNSTAGSPSVHSNDSSSSGRTIRTARKRPLSESEKQEESPSKRRTGDWNGMVSADPSDSAENETKPESDIILPLKSDLDESANSVPEDQFLHLSTVTQAIRQEESPSKRRTGDWNGMVSADPSDSAENETKPESEIILPLKSDLDESANNVPEDQFLHLPTVTQAIRQSDEPRKDKLEEDGEVSPIDSEAEEFLLEGKDITLDIPSSQSDEDWEPSTAGVHGQEDSTSGEEETIPLTPAKSPKRCSGRGRGRGRGRGERRRTSPSPIDQASTSGERWNDVDVPDIEPPQIIFCPNRTPGPQLIMTENYTPVKLFQLFFSNDVLLTIVKNTNEHGSAHYSTPSKPWTNIDLQDMFSFISVLIYMGVVKCSSYTDYWRGSNLYSLQFPKRVMAGRKFLRMIWALHLNSAAMDAENEGRRGTAAFDRLGKIKPLYDEMREACKRNYHPNQEIAIDERMVASKARIGLKQYMKSKPVRWGYKLFVLADSKAGYTWDFFVYEGKSTVNTGKGIRYESVMELLKPQLLGTGYKLFVDNFYTSTTLFQDLLKMKVWACGTIRSNLIGFPRTTENSLDSKSHRGSVRWIRKDSLLFVQWRDTRDVSLCSTFHRAHTGETIKRRVRSADGQWEVKDITLPPVVKDYNQHMGGVDLSDALIQFYKVLHKTRKWYKTFFYHFVDIAIVNAFLIHKELAMAKGQVPMNQKAFRETLAEDLAMMGSAPPNKPVRGPAPAPVPAPAPARAKHHRITYISGDSTAGRLKCKNCRKKTPVKCATCDVSLCFLAGRDCYNDWHVANKFWK, encoded by the exons ATGCATCGTAGGAGCAAAGTGTTTTGTGCACTTTGCCAGCGGTCCGAAGAGACGAAGATAACCGGAGCCTTGTCGACTAAAGACGAAGTCACCGCTCATGAGCACTGTTTG ttgttttcttctggTATTTGTTGCGAGAGTTCACCGGAGGTTGACGACCTGTTCGGTTTCTCCGTAGAGGATGTGTTAGATGAAGTGGAACGAGGAGACAAACTG ATTTGCCACTATTGTAAGAAAAAGGGTGCCACTGCTGGGTGTGAAGTCAAACGCTGCAAGAAGTCCTACCATTACCCATGTGCTGTTCAGGATGGAGCCAAGACAATAGAGGATGAACAGAATGGATGTTATGG CCTGTACTGCTTGAAACACTACAGCCAGCAACAGA GTAATTCTACAGCAGGCAGTCCGTCTGTGCACAGCAATGACAGCAGCTCATCCGGCAGGACGATACGCACTGCTCGCAAG AGACCATTGAGTGAGAGTGAGAA GCAGGAGGAGAGCCCCTCCAAACGTAGAACTGGAGACTGGAATGGGATGGTATCAGCTGATCCTTCAGATTCAG CTGAGAATGAAACTAAGCCTGAAAGTGACATAATCCTCCCTTTAAAGTCTGATTTAGATGAAAGTGCAAACAGTGTTCCAGAGGACCAG TTTCTGCATTTGTCAACCGTGACTCAGGCCATCAG GCAGGAGGAGAGCCCCTCCAAACGTAGAACTGGAGACTGGAATGGGATGGTATCAGCTGATCCTTCAGATTCAG CTGAGAATGAAACTAAGCCTGAAAGTGAGATAATCCTCCCTTTAAAGTCTGATTTAGATGAAAGTGCAAACAATGTTCCAGAGGACCAG TTTCTGCATTTGCCAACCGTGACTCAGGCCATCAG ACAAAGTGATGAACCCAGAAAAGACAAGCTGGAGGAGGACGGTGAAGTGTCGCCTATCGACTCAGAAGCAGAGGAATTTCTTTTAGAGGGGAAAGACATCACACTCGATAT CCCATCATCACAGTCTGATGAAGACTGGGAGCCAAGCACAGCAGGGGTCCACGGGCAAGAGGACAGTACCTCTGGAGAAGAGGAGACCATTCCCCTAACTCCAGCCAAAAGTCCGAAGAGGTGTAGTGGTAGAGGAAGGGGAAGGGGAAGGGGGaggggagaaagaagaagaacaagccCAAGCCCCATTGACCAAGCCAGCACATCGGGGGAGAGGTGGAATGATGTGGATGTTCCTGACATAGAGCCACCACAGATAATCTTTTGTCCTAACCGCACCCCAGGACCCCAGCTCATCatgacagaaaattacacaCCTGTCAAACTTTTCCAGCTCTTTTTCAGTAACGATGTTTTGCTTACCAttgtgaaaaacacaaatgaacatGGCTCTGCGCATTACTCCACGCCCTCAAAGCCATGGACAAACATTGACTTACAGGATATGTTTTCCTTCATATCAGTGTTGATTTACATGGGTGTGGTGAAGTGCTCATCCTATACAGATTACTGGCGGGGGAGTAATCTGTACAGTTTACAATTTCCGAAAAGAGTCATGGCAGGACGGAAGTTCCTGAGAATGATCTGGGCGCTCCATCTCAACAGTGCGGCAATGGATGCTGAGAATGAGGGGAGAAGAGGCACTGCAGCCTTTGATCGTCTCGGAAAAATAAAGCCCCTATATGATGAAATGAGGGAGGCCTGCAAGAGAAACTATCATCCAAACCAGGAGATTGCCATTGATGAGAGGATGGTTGCTTCAAAAGCGAGGATTGGACTGAAACAGTACATGAAGAGCAAGCCTGTGCGATGGGGCTACAAACTTTTTGTCTTGGCAGACTCCAAGGCTGGATATACCTGGGACTTCTTTGTCTATGAGGGAAAGTCAACAGTTAACACAGGGAAAGGAATTCGTTATGAGTCGGTAATGGAGCTGCTAAAGCCCCAGTTGCTGGGCACAGGCTACAAGCTCTTCGTGGACAACTTCTACACCAGTACCACACTCTTTCAAGACCTGCTAAAGATGAAGGTCTGGGCATGCGGCACCATTCGGTCAAATCTGATCGGGTTTCCCAGAACCACAGAGAACAGCCTGGATTCCAAGTCTCACCGTGGCAGTGTGAGATGGATCAGGAAGGACTCCCTCCTCTTTGTTCAGTGGAGAGACACTAGGGATGTCTCCCTCTGCTCGACATTCCACCGAGCACACACAGGGGAGACTATCAAACGGCGAGTCCGGAGTGCAGATGGGCAGTGGGAAGTGAAAGACATCACCCTTCCGCCAGTGGTCAAAGACTACAACCA GCACATGGGTGGAGTGGACCTGTCGGATGCCCTCATCCAGTTCTACAAGGTCCTCCACAAAACCAGGAAATGGTACAAGAcattcttttatcattttgtggaCATCGCCATCGTGAATGCCTTTCTCATCCACAAGGAGCTCGCCATGGCTAAAGGACAGGTGCCGATGAACCAGAAAGCATTTAGGGAGACCCTTGCAGAGGACCTGGCAATGATGGGTTCTGCCCCCCCAAACAAGCCGGTCCGAGgccctgctcctgctcctgttcctgctcctgctcctgctcgGGCTAAACATCACAGGATAACGTATATTAGTGGGGACAGCACTGCCGGCCGGCTAAAGTGCAAAAACTGCCGCAAGAAGACACCCGTGAAGTGTGCTACCTGTGATGTTTCACTTTGCTTCCTGGCTGGACGGGATTGCTACAATGACTGGCATGTTGCCAACAAATTTTGGAAGTAG
- the phf11 gene encoding piggyBac transposable element-derived protein 4 isoform X14: MSRDRFEAILWSLHLSSREDDEENDCASQQKKKTALHSGIMASDSSCMMILQEESPSKRRTGDWNGMVSADPSDSAENETKPESDIILPLKSDLDESANSVPEDQFLHLSTVTQAIRQEESPSKYRIGDWNGMVSVDPSDSAENETKPESEIILPLKSDLDESANNVPEDQFLHLSTMTQAIRQEESPSKRRTGDWNGMVSADPSDSAENETKPESDIILPLKSDLDESADSVSEDQFLHLSTVTQAIRQEESPSKRRTGDWNGMVSADPSDSAENETKPESEIILPLKSDLDESANNVPEDQFLHLPTVTQAIRQSDEPRKDKLEEDGEVSPIDSEAEEFLLEGKDITLDIPSSQSDEDWEPSTAGVHGQEDSTSGEEETIPLTPAKSPKRCSGRGRGRGRGRGERRRTSPSPIDQASTSGERWNDVDVPDIEPPQIIFCPNRTPGPQLIMTENYTPVKLFQLFFSNDVLLTIVKNTNEHGSAHYSTPSKPWTNIDLQDMFSFISVLIYMGVVKCSSYTDYWRGSNLYSLQFPKRVMAGRKFLRMIWALHLNSAAMDAENEGRRGTAAFDRLGKIKPLYDEMREACKRNYHPNQEIAIDERMVASKARIGLKQYMKSKPVRWGYKLFVLADSKAGYTWDFFVYEGKSTVNTGKGIRYESVMELLKPQLLGTGYKLFVDNFYTSTTLFQDLLKMKVWACGTIRSNLIGFPRTTENSLDSKSHRGSVRWIRKDSLLFVQWRDTRDVSLCSTFHRAHTGETIKRRVRSADGQWEVKDITLPPVVKDYNQHMGGVDLSDALIQFYKVLHKTRKWYKTFFYHFVDIAIVNAFLIHKELAMAKGQVPMNQKAFRETLAEDLAMMGSAPPNKPVRGPAPAPVPAPAPARAKHHRITYISGDSTAGRLKCKNCRKKTPVKCATCDVSLCFLAGRDCYNDWHVANKFWK, translated from the exons ATGTCCCGGGACCGGTTTGAGGCCATCCTGTGGTCATTGCACCTCAGTAGTCGTGAGGATGATGAGGAGAATGACTGTGcctcacagcaaaaaaaaaaaactgctttgcaCAGTGGCATCATGGCCAGTGATTCATCTTGCATGATGATTct GCAGGAGGAGAGCCCCTCCAAACGTAGAACTGGAGACTGGAATGGGATGGTATCAGCTGATCCTTCAGATTCAG CTGAGAATGAAACTAAGCCTGAAAGTGACATAATCCTCCCTTTAAAGTCTGATTTAGATGAAAGTGCAAACAGTGTTCCAGAGGACCAG TTTCTGCATTTGTCAACCGTGACTCAGGCCATCAG GCAGGAGGAGAGCCCCTCCAAATATAGAATCGGAGACTGGAATGGGATGGTATCAGTTGATCCTTCAGATTCAG CTGAGAATGAAACTAAGCCTGAAAGTGAGATAATCCTCCCTTTAAAGTCTGATTTAGATGAAAGTGCAAACAATGTTCCAGAGGACCAG TTTCTGCATTTGTCAACCATGACTCAGGCCATCAG GCAGGAGGAGAGCCCCTCCAAACGTAGAACTGGAGACTGGAATGGGATGGTATCAGCTGATCCTTCAGATTCAG CTGAGAATGAAACTAAGCCTGAAAGTGACATAATCCTCCCTTTAAAGTCTGATTTAGATGAAAGTGCAGACAGTGTTTCAGAGGACCAG TTTCTGCATTTGTCAACCGTGACTCAGGCCATCAG GCAGGAGGAGAGCCCCTCCAAACGTAGAACTGGAGACTGGAATGGGATGGTATCAGCTGATCCTTCAGATTCAG CTGAGAATGAAACTAAGCCTGAAAGTGAGATAATCCTCCCTTTAAAGTCTGATTTAGATGAAAGTGCAAACAATGTTCCAGAGGACCAG TTTCTGCATTTGCCAACCGTGACTCAGGCCATCAG ACAAAGTGATGAACCCAGAAAAGACAAGCTGGAGGAGGACGGTGAAGTGTCGCCTATCGACTCAGAAGCAGAGGAATTTCTTTTAGAGGGGAAAGACATCACACTCGATAT CCCATCATCACAGTCTGATGAAGACTGGGAGCCAAGCACAGCAGGGGTCCACGGGCAAGAGGACAGTACCTCTGGAGAAGAGGAGACCATTCCCCTAACTCCAGCCAAAAGTCCGAAGAGGTGTAGTGGTAGAGGAAGGGGAAGGGGAAGGGGGaggggagaaagaagaagaacaagccCAAGCCCCATTGACCAAGCCAGCACATCGGGGGAGAGGTGGAATGATGTGGATGTTCCTGACATAGAGCCACCACAGATAATCTTTTGTCCTAACCGCACCCCAGGACCCCAGCTCATCatgacagaaaattacacaCCTGTCAAACTTTTCCAGCTCTTTTTCAGTAACGATGTTTTGCTTACCAttgtgaaaaacacaaatgaacatGGCTCTGCGCATTACTCCACGCCCTCAAAGCCATGGACAAACATTGACTTACAGGATATGTTTTCCTTCATATCAGTGTTGATTTACATGGGTGTGGTGAAGTGCTCATCCTATACAGATTACTGGCGGGGGAGTAATCTGTACAGTTTACAATTTCCGAAAAGAGTCATGGCAGGACGGAAGTTCCTGAGAATGATCTGGGCGCTCCATCTCAACAGTGCGGCAATGGATGCTGAGAATGAGGGGAGAAGAGGCACTGCAGCCTTTGATCGTCTCGGAAAAATAAAGCCCCTATATGATGAAATGAGGGAGGCCTGCAAGAGAAACTATCATCCAAACCAGGAGATTGCCATTGATGAGAGGATGGTTGCTTCAAAAGCGAGGATTGGACTGAAACAGTACATGAAGAGCAAGCCTGTGCGATGGGGCTACAAACTTTTTGTCTTGGCAGACTCCAAGGCTGGATATACCTGGGACTTCTTTGTCTATGAGGGAAAGTCAACAGTTAACACAGGGAAAGGAATTCGTTATGAGTCGGTAATGGAGCTGCTAAAGCCCCAGTTGCTGGGCACAGGCTACAAGCTCTTCGTGGACAACTTCTACACCAGTACCACACTCTTTCAAGACCTGCTAAAGATGAAGGTCTGGGCATGCGGCACCATTCGGTCAAATCTGATCGGGTTTCCCAGAACCACAGAGAACAGCCTGGATTCCAAGTCTCACCGTGGCAGTGTGAGATGGATCAGGAAGGACTCCCTCCTCTTTGTTCAGTGGAGAGACACTAGGGATGTCTCCCTCTGCTCGACATTCCACCGAGCACACACAGGGGAGACTATCAAACGGCGAGTCCGGAGTGCAGATGGGCAGTGGGAAGTGAAAGACATCACCCTTCCGCCAGTGGTCAAAGACTACAACCA GCACATGGGTGGAGTGGACCTGTCGGATGCCCTCATCCAGTTCTACAAGGTCCTCCACAAAACCAGGAAATGGTACAAGAcattcttttatcattttgtggaCATCGCCATCGTGAATGCCTTTCTCATCCACAAGGAGCTCGCCATGGCTAAAGGACAGGTGCCGATGAACCAGAAAGCATTTAGGGAGACCCTTGCAGAGGACCTGGCAATGATGGGTTCTGCCCCCCCAAACAAGCCGGTCCGAGgccctgctcctgctcctgttcctgctcctgctcctgctcgGGCTAAACATCACAGGATAACGTATATTAGTGGGGACAGCACTGCCGGCCGGCTAAAGTGCAAAAACTGCCGCAAGAAGACACCCGTGAAGTGTGCTACCTGTGATGTTTCACTTTGCTTCCTGGCTGGACGGGATTGCTACAATGACTGGCATGTTGCCAACAAATTTTGGAAGTAG
- the phf11 gene encoding piggyBac transposable element-derived protein 4 isoform X28 translates to MGPGFTDFPREQRKSFNSFEGNSTAGSPSVHSNDSSSSGRTIRTARKRPLSESEKQEESPSKYRIGDWNGMVSVDPSDSAENETKPESEIILPLKSDLDESANNVPEDQFLHLSTMTQAIRQEESPSKRRTGDWNGMVSADPSDSAENETKPESDIILPLKSDLDESADSVSEDQFLHLSTVTQAIRQEESPSKRRTGDWNGMVSADPSDSAENETKPESEIILPLKSDLDESANNVPEDQFLHLPTVTQAIRQSDEPRKDKLEEDGEVSPIDSEAEEFLLEGKDITLDIPSSQSDEDWEPSTAGVHGQEDSTSGEEETIPLTPAKSPKRCSGRGRGRGRGRGERRRTSPSPIDQASTSGERWNDVDVPDIEPPQIIFCPNRTPGPQLIMTENYTPVKLFQLFFSNDVLLTIVKNTNEHGSAHYSTPSKPWTNIDLQDMFSFISVLIYMGVVKCSSYTDYWRGSNLYSLQFPKRVMAGRKFLRMIWALHLNSAAMDAENEGRRGTAAFDRLGKIKPLYDEMREACKRNYHPNQEIAIDERMVASKARIGLKQYMKSKPVRWGYKLFVLADSKAGYTWDFFVYEGKSTVNTGKGIRYESVMELLKPQLLGTGYKLFVDNFYTSTTLFQDLLKMKVWACGTIRSNLIGFPRTTENSLDSKSHRGSVRWIRKDSLLFVQWRDTRDVSLCSTFHRAHTGETIKRRVRSADGQWEVKDITLPPVVKDYNQHMGGVDLSDALIQFYKVLHKTRKWYKTFFYHFVDIAIVNAFLIHKELAMAKGQVPMNQKAFRETLAEDLAMMGSAPPNKPVRGPAPAPVPAPAPARAKHHRITYISGDSTAGRLKCKNCRKKTPVKCATCDVSLCFLAGRDCYNDWHVANKFWK, encoded by the exons ATGGGTCCAGGATTTACAGATTTTCCGCGTGAACAAAGAAAAAGCTTTAATTCGTTTGAAG GTAATTCTACAGCAGGCAGTCCGTCTGTGCACAGCAATGACAGCAGCTCATCCGGCAGGACGATACGCACTGCTCGCAAG AGACCATTGAGTGAGAGTGAGAA GCAGGAGGAGAGCCCCTCCAAATATAGAATCGGAGACTGGAATGGGATGGTATCAGTTGATCCTTCAGATTCAG CTGAGAATGAAACTAAGCCTGAAAGTGAGATAATCCTCCCTTTAAAGTCTGATTTAGATGAAAGTGCAAACAATGTTCCAGAGGACCAG TTTCTGCATTTGTCAACCATGACTCAGGCCATCAG GCAGGAGGAGAGCCCCTCCAAACGTAGAACTGGAGACTGGAATGGGATGGTATCAGCTGATCCTTCAGATTCAG CTGAGAATGAAACTAAGCCTGAAAGTGACATAATCCTCCCTTTAAAGTCTGATTTAGATGAAAGTGCAGACAGTGTTTCAGAGGACCAG TTTCTGCATTTGTCAACCGTGACTCAGGCCATCAG GCAGGAGGAGAGCCCCTCCAAACGTAGAACTGGAGACTGGAATGGGATGGTATCAGCTGATCCTTCAGATTCAG CTGAGAATGAAACTAAGCCTGAAAGTGAGATAATCCTCCCTTTAAAGTCTGATTTAGATGAAAGTGCAAACAATGTTCCAGAGGACCAG TTTCTGCATTTGCCAACCGTGACTCAGGCCATCAG ACAAAGTGATGAACCCAGAAAAGACAAGCTGGAGGAGGACGGTGAAGTGTCGCCTATCGACTCAGAAGCAGAGGAATTTCTTTTAGAGGGGAAAGACATCACACTCGATAT CCCATCATCACAGTCTGATGAAGACTGGGAGCCAAGCACAGCAGGGGTCCACGGGCAAGAGGACAGTACCTCTGGAGAAGAGGAGACCATTCCCCTAACTCCAGCCAAAAGTCCGAAGAGGTGTAGTGGTAGAGGAAGGGGAAGGGGAAGGGGGaggggagaaagaagaagaacaagccCAAGCCCCATTGACCAAGCCAGCACATCGGGGGAGAGGTGGAATGATGTGGATGTTCCTGACATAGAGCCACCACAGATAATCTTTTGTCCTAACCGCACCCCAGGACCCCAGCTCATCatgacagaaaattacacaCCTGTCAAACTTTTCCAGCTCTTTTTCAGTAACGATGTTTTGCTTACCAttgtgaaaaacacaaatgaacatGGCTCTGCGCATTACTCCACGCCCTCAAAGCCATGGACAAACATTGACTTACAGGATATGTTTTCCTTCATATCAGTGTTGATTTACATGGGTGTGGTGAAGTGCTCATCCTATACAGATTACTGGCGGGGGAGTAATCTGTACAGTTTACAATTTCCGAAAAGAGTCATGGCAGGACGGAAGTTCCTGAGAATGATCTGGGCGCTCCATCTCAACAGTGCGGCAATGGATGCTGAGAATGAGGGGAGAAGAGGCACTGCAGCCTTTGATCGTCTCGGAAAAATAAAGCCCCTATATGATGAAATGAGGGAGGCCTGCAAGAGAAACTATCATCCAAACCAGGAGATTGCCATTGATGAGAGGATGGTTGCTTCAAAAGCGAGGATTGGACTGAAACAGTACATGAAGAGCAAGCCTGTGCGATGGGGCTACAAACTTTTTGTCTTGGCAGACTCCAAGGCTGGATATACCTGGGACTTCTTTGTCTATGAGGGAAAGTCAACAGTTAACACAGGGAAAGGAATTCGTTATGAGTCGGTAATGGAGCTGCTAAAGCCCCAGTTGCTGGGCACAGGCTACAAGCTCTTCGTGGACAACTTCTACACCAGTACCACACTCTTTCAAGACCTGCTAAAGATGAAGGTCTGGGCATGCGGCACCATTCGGTCAAATCTGATCGGGTTTCCCAGAACCACAGAGAACAGCCTGGATTCCAAGTCTCACCGTGGCAGTGTGAGATGGATCAGGAAGGACTCCCTCCTCTTTGTTCAGTGGAGAGACACTAGGGATGTCTCCCTCTGCTCGACATTCCACCGAGCACACACAGGGGAGACTATCAAACGGCGAGTCCGGAGTGCAGATGGGCAGTGGGAAGTGAAAGACATCACCCTTCCGCCAGTGGTCAAAGACTACAACCA GCACATGGGTGGAGTGGACCTGTCGGATGCCCTCATCCAGTTCTACAAGGTCCTCCACAAAACCAGGAAATGGTACAAGAcattcttttatcattttgtggaCATCGCCATCGTGAATGCCTTTCTCATCCACAAGGAGCTCGCCATGGCTAAAGGACAGGTGCCGATGAACCAGAAAGCATTTAGGGAGACCCTTGCAGAGGACCTGGCAATGATGGGTTCTGCCCCCCCAAACAAGCCGGTCCGAGgccctgctcctgctcctgttcctgctcctgctcctgctcgGGCTAAACATCACAGGATAACGTATATTAGTGGGGACAGCACTGCCGGCCGGCTAAAGTGCAAAAACTGCCGCAAGAAGACACCCGTGAAGTGTGCTACCTGTGATGTTTCACTTTGCTTCCTGGCTGGACGGGATTGCTACAATGACTGGCATGTTGCCAACAAATTTTGGAAGTAG
- the phf11 gene encoding piggyBac transposable element-derived protein 4 isoform X37 codes for MVSADPSDSAENETKPESDIILPLKSDLDESADSVSEDQFLHLSTVTQAIRQEESPSKRRTGDWNGMVSADPSDSAENETKPESEIILPLKSDLDESANNVPEDQFLHLPTVTQAIRQSDEPRKDKLEEDGEVSPIDSEAEEFLLEGKDITLDIPSSQSDEDWEPSTAGVHGQEDSTSGEEETIPLTPAKSPKRCSGRGRGRGRGRGERRRTSPSPIDQASTSGERWNDVDVPDIEPPQIIFCPNRTPGPQLIMTENYTPVKLFQLFFSNDVLLTIVKNTNEHGSAHYSTPSKPWTNIDLQDMFSFISVLIYMGVVKCSSYTDYWRGSNLYSLQFPKRVMAGRKFLRMIWALHLNSAAMDAENEGRRGTAAFDRLGKIKPLYDEMREACKRNYHPNQEIAIDERMVASKARIGLKQYMKSKPVRWGYKLFVLADSKAGYTWDFFVYEGKSTVNTGKGIRYESVMELLKPQLLGTGYKLFVDNFYTSTTLFQDLLKMKVWACGTIRSNLIGFPRTTENSLDSKSHRGSVRWIRKDSLLFVQWRDTRDVSLCSTFHRAHTGETIKRRVRSADGQWEVKDITLPPVVKDYNQHMGGVDLSDALIQFYKVLHKTRKWYKTFFYHFVDIAIVNAFLIHKELAMAKGQVPMNQKAFRETLAEDLAMMGSAPPNKPVRGPAPAPVPAPAPARAKHHRITYISGDSTAGRLKCKNCRKKTPVKCATCDVSLCFLAGRDCYNDWHVANKFWK; via the exons ATGGTATCAGCTGATCCTTCAGATTCAG CTGAGAATGAAACTAAGCCTGAAAGTGACATAATCCTCCCTTTAAAGTCTGATTTAGATGAAAGTGCAGACAGTGTTTCAGAGGACCAG TTTCTGCATTTGTCAACCGTGACTCAGGCCATCAG GCAGGAGGAGAGCCCCTCCAAACGTAGAACTGGAGACTGGAATGGGATGGTATCAGCTGATCCTTCAGATTCAG CTGAGAATGAAACTAAGCCTGAAAGTGAGATAATCCTCCCTTTAAAGTCTGATTTAGATGAAAGTGCAAACAATGTTCCAGAGGACCAG TTTCTGCATTTGCCAACCGTGACTCAGGCCATCAG ACAAAGTGATGAACCCAGAAAAGACAAGCTGGAGGAGGACGGTGAAGTGTCGCCTATCGACTCAGAAGCAGAGGAATTTCTTTTAGAGGGGAAAGACATCACACTCGATAT CCCATCATCACAGTCTGATGAAGACTGGGAGCCAAGCACAGCAGGGGTCCACGGGCAAGAGGACAGTACCTCTGGAGAAGAGGAGACCATTCCCCTAACTCCAGCCAAAAGTCCGAAGAGGTGTAGTGGTAGAGGAAGGGGAAGGGGAAGGGGGaggggagaaagaagaagaacaagccCAAGCCCCATTGACCAAGCCAGCACATCGGGGGAGAGGTGGAATGATGTGGATGTTCCTGACATAGAGCCACCACAGATAATCTTTTGTCCTAACCGCACCCCAGGACCCCAGCTCATCatgacagaaaattacacaCCTGTCAAACTTTTCCAGCTCTTTTTCAGTAACGATGTTTTGCTTACCAttgtgaaaaacacaaatgaacatGGCTCTGCGCATTACTCCACGCCCTCAAAGCCATGGACAAACATTGACTTACAGGATATGTTTTCCTTCATATCAGTGTTGATTTACATGGGTGTGGTGAAGTGCTCATCCTATACAGATTACTGGCGGGGGAGTAATCTGTACAGTTTACAATTTCCGAAAAGAGTCATGGCAGGACGGAAGTTCCTGAGAATGATCTGGGCGCTCCATCTCAACAGTGCGGCAATGGATGCTGAGAATGAGGGGAGAAGAGGCACTGCAGCCTTTGATCGTCTCGGAAAAATAAAGCCCCTATATGATGAAATGAGGGAGGCCTGCAAGAGAAACTATCATCCAAACCAGGAGATTGCCATTGATGAGAGGATGGTTGCTTCAAAAGCGAGGATTGGACTGAAACAGTACATGAAGAGCAAGCCTGTGCGATGGGGCTACAAACTTTTTGTCTTGGCAGACTCCAAGGCTGGATATACCTGGGACTTCTTTGTCTATGAGGGAAAGTCAACAGTTAACACAGGGAAAGGAATTCGTTATGAGTCGGTAATGGAGCTGCTAAAGCCCCAGTTGCTGGGCACAGGCTACAAGCTCTTCGTGGACAACTTCTACACCAGTACCACACTCTTTCAAGACCTGCTAAAGATGAAGGTCTGGGCATGCGGCACCATTCGGTCAAATCTGATCGGGTTTCCCAGAACCACAGAGAACAGCCTGGATTCCAAGTCTCACCGTGGCAGTGTGAGATGGATCAGGAAGGACTCCCTCCTCTTTGTTCAGTGGAGAGACACTAGGGATGTCTCCCTCTGCTCGACATTCCACCGAGCACACACAGGGGAGACTATCAAACGGCGAGTCCGGAGTGCAGATGGGCAGTGGGAAGTGAAAGACATCACCCTTCCGCCAGTGGTCAAAGACTACAACCA GCACATGGGTGGAGTGGACCTGTCGGATGCCCTCATCCAGTTCTACAAGGTCCTCCACAAAACCAGGAAATGGTACAAGAcattcttttatcattttgtggaCATCGCCATCGTGAATGCCTTTCTCATCCACAAGGAGCTCGCCATGGCTAAAGGACAGGTGCCGATGAACCAGAAAGCATTTAGGGAGACCCTTGCAGAGGACCTGGCAATGATGGGTTCTGCCCCCCCAAACAAGCCGGTCCGAGgccctgctcctgctcctgttcctgctcctgctcctgctcgGGCTAAACATCACAGGATAACGTATATTAGTGGGGACAGCACTGCCGGCCGGCTAAAGTGCAAAAACTGCCGCAAGAAGACACCCGTGAAGTGTGCTACCTGTGATGTTTCACTTTGCTTCCTGGCTGGACGGGATTGCTACAATGACTGGCATGTTGCCAACAAATTTTGGAAGTAG